attaattttcaaatactgaATTACTttttaacattacattgtattatattaatcaatcaattaatatatataaagaaatcaaattttttaatgctGGAGACACGTATTTCTGATTTAGACATGTATAATTCACtattcataaatacataaatacaatttatttttttaccaTTCCAAATCACTAGGAAGTTCATCAGGATAGTCTCCTGTCAAACAGGCAGTACAATGACCAATATAACTACTTTCACGGTTATCCATACCAAATCTTACGGCTTTTACAAGTCCGTCCACTGAAAGGTATGTTAAACTATCAGCTCCAACATGTTTCGCTAATTTCACATTATCCAATTTATTAGCAATTAATTCTTCTCTTGTTGGTATGTTAATTCCCATATAACAAGGATATTTTAATGGAGGGGAAGCAATTCTAATATGAACCTgtaaaggaaagaaagatttatatattatttgttttttcataaatttcaaacTAATTACAATACTGGTGATACAATAACGTGGATatcaaatttaaacaaaatagcGAAAAAAAGGATTTACTTCTTTCGCTCCTGCATCGCGAAGTAACTTAATAATAGGTCCAATAGTATTTCCTCTGACAATCGAATCATCtataagaattaatttttttccttttacatTTTCTGATAAAGCTCCAAATTTTTTTGCCACGCCAAGTTGTCTAAGTCGTGTACTGGGCTGAATAAACGTTCGGCCAACATATCTATTCTTGCACAACACTTCCGCAAAAGATATTTGAGACTGTgaattaataatacatatatgcagttatatgttttatattattgttcattgtaattataaaatccttataaattaataactctACCTCTCTGGCATAACCATGTGCTGCTGCAGTTCCAGATTCAGGTACTGAACTAACTATATCTGCTTCTACCGGAGATTCTAAAGCAAGTTCTCGTCCACATTGCATGCGAACAGAATAAACCATTTGTCCTATTATGAGAAATAAAACAACTTACTATAATTATATATCCTAAAATTTTTGTTATGttatgttattttcattttattatattgtgaTAGATTACCTTCAAAAATACTGTCGCTACGTGCGAAATAAACGTATTCAAAGATGCAAAATGCCTGAGGCTTTTTGTCTGGTCTATCAACAATGTCTATAGTTTTAATACCTTCGCGCGTTAATTCTACAATTTCTCCAGGAAATACTTCACGTACATATCGTGCTCCAATACTTAAGAAGCCACATGATTCGGACGAAATAACCCAACCTTCagcttcatcatcatcatctgaTTCATTACCTATCATATCAAAAGATTTTGTTAATTTCGATTAATCATTGACaagataatttatttcattcataGTAATAGAAAGAGATTTATCTAATgtgatatattataaaattctgaCATTCTATTATAAAGTTTTTATTGTAATTGATGATATACCTAAATTACCAATTGGTACAATTTTTCCAAGACATAATGGACGATTTCCATATGGATCTCTAACACCATATATCTTATCTCTTTGCATAATTACTAATGAATATGATAATGGTGCTAATTGCATGAGATGTTTTATACGTGCTGGCCAATCTGGGCCATTAACTTCACCTTCAGGAGGATTCAAACAAAGTGCTTGTGTTATTAATTCAGAATCCGAGAGAGTTGATAAACCAACTCCACGTCCTAGTACCTAACAGCAAATCAAAAATTATcagaaacaaatattaaattaatatgaaaatatttcttgtatattttctacAGATAGAAATACCATTTTTCTTAATGATTCTGTATTCACTAGCTCTCCATTGTGTGCAACTGCTAATGCTCCATGTGCAGTATGAACTACAAATGGTTGACAATTAACTTCTTCACTAGCTGCGCTTGTACTATATCTAGTATGACCAATTCCAAGATTTCCACTGAGTTTTTTCATGTTTTCATCattgaaaatgttattaatcATACCCATACCCTTGTGGACATGAAAAGATTTTGAACATACACCTTCACTTGTAACAATGCCTGCACTTTCTTGACCTCTATGTTGTAATGCCACTAAACctagataaatattaataatatttattatataatattttctaaagaaatatATGATAGTAAATGCATTTATAAATTTACCTAAACAAATCACTTGAGCAACGTCAATTTGTGATGGCCAGTCACCTGCAGCAATGCATCCAAAAACTCCACATTCATGTGTGAGGCCAGTCATTGTTTGACCTCTCATTTGTTTTTTAGTGCACAGTACTTTATCTCTTTTACTTTCTTGAGGTACTATTTCAGTGCGAGAATCTGCTTGCatgttacaagatattttaatCATAATCTGGAAGACATTAATTTATcagataaaatatgaaatgaaaaatactcTTAAgatatattactttatcataTATACCATAAATTGAaacttacatttttaaatataataaaaaatcaatttaagATTGAAACTTAAAAGAAGTTAAGgtaactatataatattacgcaataatgaaaagaaaacagTTTCTTTATATTGTAAAGCAGAGCAGACCCTTGAGATTTCTTAGGAATTATCAATAATGACCCTATATAAACTATTGACCCCTAATAAACAGATAGAATTCTTCTTCCAATGTTATtactacattttttaatatatttgcttAATCTGTATTTCGCAACTGATTTCATCATTACATCCCTGATTTTATACATACTGATATTGattacgtagaaaatatttacaaGTTAATCTTGCCATTTGAtgcaatattgtaaaatatattagtaaataattattttaatgtaatcgTAATCAGAATTATAGCAAtcatgaaatatgtaaaaaagagggagaaagaaggtaagttttttcttcaatttataatatacagATTTTACTATCTAAAActtaatatattctttttttataatacacATACGCGTACGTGCAtggttgtgtgtatgtatgtaaatcATTGGAACAATAACGTattcaatatgaaaaaattataaatgatgAGTATCTCATTTTGAAgatgattataataataattttaccaatttgttcaatattcaATCAATTGA
This DNA window, taken from Bombus terrestris chromosome 3, iyBomTerr1.2, whole genome shotgun sequence, encodes the following:
- the LOC100649761 gene encoding amidophosphoribosyltransferase encodes the protein MIKISCNMQADSRTEIVPQESKRDKVLCTKKQMRGQTMTGLTHECGVFGCIAAGDWPSQIDVAQVICLGLVALQHRGQESAGIVTSEGVCSKSFHVHKGMGMINNIFNDENMKKLSGNLGIGHTRYSTSAASEEVNCQPFVVHTAHGALAVAHNGELVNTESLRKMVLGRGVGLSTLSDSELITQALCLNPPEGEVNGPDWPARIKHLMQLAPLSYSLVIMQRDKIYGVRDPYGNRPLCLGKIVPIGNLGNESDDDDEAEGWVISSESCGFLSIGARYVREVFPGEIVELTREGIKTIDIVDRPDKKPQAFCIFEYVYFARSDSIFEGQMVYSVRMQCGRELALESPVEADIVSSVPESGTAAAHGYARESQISFAEVLCKNRYVGRTFIQPSTRLRQLGVAKKFGALSENVKGKKLILIDDSIVRGNTIGPIIKLLRDAGAKEVHIRIASPPLKYPCYMGINIPTREELIANKLDNVKLAKHVGADSLTYLSVDGLVKAVRFGMDNRESSYIGHCTACLTGDYPDELPSDLEW